The Armatimonadota bacterium genomic sequence CGCGGCCATGATCGTGGAGACGGTGCGACGGACCGGGGCCCGGGTGAGCGGCCCGGTGCCGCTTCCCACGGACCGGAACGTGTACTGCGTGATCCGATCCCCCCATACGGACAAGGAGTCTATGGAGCACTTCCAGATCCTCACACACAAGCGGCTCATCGACATTCTGGAGCCCACCCAGAAGACCGTGGACGCCCTGATGACGCTGGACCTCCCCGCGGGCGTGGACATCGAGATCAAGCTGTAGGAGGTGGGAGGGGGTGGTCCCATGGTGGCGATCTTAGGACGAAAGCTCGGGATGACACAGATCTTTGACGAGCGCACGGGCGCGGTGGTGCCCGTGACCGTGGTGGGGGCCACTCCGAACGTGGTCGTGGGGCTGCGCACCCTGGAGCGGGATGGCTACCGCGCGGTGCAGCTGGGGTTCGAGCCAGTACCGGAGCACCGGGTGAACAAACCCATGCGGGGCGTGTTCCGCAAGGCCGGGGTGCGGCCCCATCGGGTCCTCCGGGAATTTCGGATGGAGGATGGAGAGGAGTACCGGGTGGGGCAGGAGATCACGGTGGCGGTGTTCTCCGAAGGGGACAAGGTGGATGTGACGGGCACCAGTAAGGGCAAGGGGTTTGCGGGAGCCATCAAGCGGCACGGGTTCGGGGGACAACGGGACTCCCACGGGGTCTCCCTCATGCATCGGGCCGTAGGATCCATCGGCACGAGCGGCGTGGGCAGGGTGTGGAAGGGCAAGCGTATGCCGGGCCGGATGGGGGGCGAGCGCGTCACCGTCCGAGGGCTTTCGGTGGTGAAGGTGGATCCCGAACATCACCTCCTCCTCCTCAAGGGCGCGGTGCCGGGGCCTCGAGGGGGGCTTGTGATGGTTCGGAAGGCGAAGGCGCGGGGGTGATGGGATGCCGGTGGTCACCAGGTACGATGCGCAGGGCAGTGCGGTGGGTCAGATGGAGCTTCCTGCGAGGATCTTCGGCATCAAGCCCCACAAGGCCGTGGTCCACCAAGCCCTGGTGGCCCAGTGGGCGGCGGCCCGGGCCGGTACCGCCTCCACGAAGACCCGGGGGGAGGTAGCGGGGAGCACCCGGAAGATCTGGCGCCAGAAGGGCACGGGCCGCGCCCGCCATGGGGACGTCCGGGCTCCCATCTTCGTGGGCGGAGGGGTGGTGTTCGGGCCCAAACCCCGGGACTACACCCAGCGGCTCCCGAAGGCCATGCGGCGACTCGCGGTGCGCTCCGTGCTTTCGGACGCGGTGGCCACCTCCCGGCTCCGGGTAGTGGAGGGGTTCGGGGTCGCGGAGGGACGGACCCGGGAGGTAGTGGCCTTTCTCGAACGCATGGGGCTAGAGGGCCGGATTCTCCTCATCGCCCGGGACGAGGACAAACTCGTGCGCCGGGCCGCCCGCAACCTGCCCCAGGTCCGGGTCCTGGGCCCAGGAACCCTGAACGTGGCGGACCTCCTGTGGGCGGACCACATCCTGCTGGAGCAGGCCGTGATTCCCCGGATCGAAGAGGTGCTTGCGTGAGGGACTTCCGGGAGATCCTGCGCCGTCCCATCCTTACGGAGAAGAGCATGCGGGGCATCGAGTCGGGGAAGTACACGTTCGAGGTGGCCCGGGACGCCACCAAGCCCGAAATCCGGGAGGCGGTGGAGCGGATCTTTGGGGTGAAGGTGGCCAAGGTGAACACCGTCCGGATTCCCGGGAAGGTCCGGCGGAGGGGAGTGCACACGTACCGGACACCGGATCGGAAGAAGGCCATCGTGACCCTCCGACCCGGTTACAAGATCGATCTGGAGCAGTTCGCGTAGGAGGGGAAATGGGCATTAATAGGAGGGGAAATGGGCATTAAGAAGTACGGACCGACCACCCCAGGCCGACGGATCGCCACGGGCTACACCTTCGAGGAGATCACCAAGGACTCCCCGGAGCGCTCCCTGGTGGTCTCCCTCCACCGGCACGCGGGCCGGAACAACCAGGGCCGCATCACGGTGCGGCATCGGGGTGGGGGGCACAAGCGCCGGTACCGCCTCGTGGACTTCCGGAGGGACAAGGACGGCGTCCCGGCCCGGGTGGCCGCCATCGAGTACGATCCGAACCGCTCCGCCCGGATCGCCCTCCTGCAGTACGCGGACGGCGAGAAGCGCTACATCCTGGCGCCCGTGGGGCTGCAGGTGGGGGATGTGGTGATGAGCGGGGAGAACGTGGAGATCAAGCCCGGAAACACGCTCCCTCTCGCGAACATCCCCACGGGTACCCTCGTGCACAACGTGGAGCTGGTGCCTGGGAGAGGGGGACAGCTGGTGCGGGCCGCGGGGGCCGCGGCCCAGGTTATGGCCAAGGAAGGAGAATACGCCCTGCTGCGCCTGCCGAGCGGCGAGCTCCGGAAGATCCACATCCGTTGCCGGGCCACCGTGGGGCAGGTGGGCAACGTGGAGCACGAGGCCATCAAGTACGGCAAGGCGGGACGTCGGCGGTGGCTGGGGTGGCGGCCCGCGGTGCGCGGGGTGGCCATGGACCCCCGCAGCCACCCGCACGGGGGCGGTGAGGGACGCTCCCCCATCGGCATGCCGAGCCCCGTTTCCCCCTGGGGAAAGCCCACCCTGGGGAAGAAGACGCGCAAGCCCCGCAAGCCCAGCACCCGCTTCATCGTGAAGCGCCGGAAGTGAGGGGAGGAGCATGGGGCGATCCAAGAAGAAAGGACCGTTCGTGGACGCGCACCTGCTGGAGAAGATCCGCGCCCTCAACGAGCGGCGGGAGAAGCGGGTGATCCGTACCTGGTCGCGCCGCTCCACCATCACTCCGGAGTTCGTGGGGCACACCATCGCGGTGTACGATGGTCGCAAGCACGTGCCCATCTACATTACGGAACAGATGGTGGGCCACAAGCTGGGAGAGTTCGCGCCGACCCGCACCTTCCGGGGACATGGAGGGGGAGGTGGGGAGCGCACCACCACCGTGCGGCGGAGGGAGGAGAAGTAGCCTATGGAGGCCCAGGCCGTCGCCAAGTACATCCGGATGTCGCCGAAGAAGGTCCGCCGGGTTGCGGACTTGGTGCGGGGACGCTCCGTGCAGGAGGCCCTGGCCCTCCTCCGGGTCCTCCCGCAGCGGGGCGCCCGGGTGATCGAGAAGGCCATCCGATCCGCGGTGGCCAACGCGGAGCACAACCTGGAGCTGGATCGGGATGCCCTCGTGGTGGCCCGGATCTCCGTGGACCGGGGACCCGGGGGCAGCGTGTGGAAGCGGCTGTGGCCGCGGGCACGGGGAAGGGCGGACATCATCCGCCGCCACACCTGCCATGTGACCGTGGTGGTGGCGGAGCGGGAGTGAGGAGGGAGCAACGGTGGGCCAGAAGGTACACCCCGTGGGGCTGCGGATCGGGATCATCCGAGATTGGGAGTCCCGATGGTTCGGTACCAACAGGAACTTTGCGCTTCAGCTCCACGAGGATCTCCGGATCAGGAGGTACATCAAGGAGAAGATGTTCCGGGCGGGGATCTCCCGCATCGAGATCGAGCGCCAGGGGAACCGCATCCGGATAACGGTACACACCGCCCGCCCGGGCATCCTCATCGGGCGTGGTGGGGTGGGGATCGACGCCCTTCGCCAGGAGCTGAGTGCCCTCACGGGCAAGGATGTTCAGGTGAGCGTCCAGGAGATCCG encodes the following:
- the rpsJ gene encoding 30S ribosomal protein S10 — its product is MAQRIRIKLRAFDHRLLDQSAAMIVETVRRTGARVSGPVPLPTDRNVYCVIRSPHTDKESMEHFQILTHKRLIDILEPTQKTVDALMTLDLPAGVDIEIKL
- the rplC gene encoding 50S ribosomal protein L3 — translated: MVAILGRKLGMTQIFDERTGAVVPVTVVGATPNVVVGLRTLERDGYRAVQLGFEPVPEHRVNKPMRGVFRKAGVRPHRVLREFRMEDGEEYRVGQEITVAVFSEGDKVDVTGTSKGKGFAGAIKRHGFGGQRDSHGVSLMHRAVGSIGTSGVGRVWKGKRMPGRMGGERVTVRGLSVVKVDPEHHLLLLKGAVPGPRGGLVMVRKAKARG
- the rplD gene encoding 50S ribosomal protein L4 gives rise to the protein MPVVTRYDAQGSAVGQMELPARIFGIKPHKAVVHQALVAQWAAARAGTASTKTRGEVAGSTRKIWRQKGTGRARHGDVRAPIFVGGGVVFGPKPRDYTQRLPKAMRRLAVRSVLSDAVATSRLRVVEGFGVAEGRTREVVAFLERMGLEGRILLIARDEDKLVRRAARNLPQVRVLGPGTLNVADLLWADHILLEQAVIPRIEEVLA
- the rplW gene encoding 50S ribosomal protein L23, translated to MRDFREILRRPILTEKSMRGIESGKYTFEVARDATKPEIREAVERIFGVKVAKVNTVRIPGKVRRRGVHTYRTPDRKKAIVTLRPGYKIDLEQFA
- the rplB gene encoding 50S ribosomal protein L2; its protein translation is MGIKKYGPTTPGRRIATGYTFEEITKDSPERSLVVSLHRHAGRNNQGRITVRHRGGGHKRRYRLVDFRRDKDGVPARVAAIEYDPNRSARIALLQYADGEKRYILAPVGLQVGDVVMSGENVEIKPGNTLPLANIPTGTLVHNVELVPGRGGQLVRAAGAAAQVMAKEGEYALLRLPSGELRKIHIRCRATVGQVGNVEHEAIKYGKAGRRRWLGWRPAVRGVAMDPRSHPHGGGEGRSPIGMPSPVSPWGKPTLGKKTRKPRKPSTRFIVKRRK
- the rpsS gene encoding 30S ribosomal protein S19 — encoded protein: MGRSKKKGPFVDAHLLEKIRALNERREKRVIRTWSRRSTITPEFVGHTIAVYDGRKHVPIYITEQMVGHKLGEFAPTRTFRGHGGGGGERTTTVRRREEK
- the rplV gene encoding 50S ribosomal protein L22, with the protein product MEAQAVAKYIRMSPKKVRRVADLVRGRSVQEALALLRVLPQRGARVIEKAIRSAVANAEHNLELDRDALVVARISVDRGPGGSVWKRLWPRARGRADIIRRHTCHVTVVVAERE